One region of Terriglobales bacterium genomic DNA includes:
- a CDS encoding glucosaminidase domain-containing protein, translating into MTREQFLRAAAAAALASSATSGLLPGITLAQAALESNFGGSALAREANNYFGIKAVRGRDFIEMPTREIVDGKEEKVAAKFARFASMGECFAFRDALILRSSHYAEARAVATDAQQFVRALAKHWATDPAYAARILSIYRNHKLDALDAERKKAPQPAEPSESAAMS; encoded by the coding sequence TTGACACGCGAACAATTCCTGCGGGCGGCGGCGGCTGCCGCGCTGGCTTCGTCGGCGACGAGCGGCTTGTTGCCCGGGATTACCCTCGCGCAGGCGGCGCTCGAAAGCAATTTTGGCGGATCTGCGCTGGCGCGCGAGGCCAACAACTACTTCGGAATTAAGGCGGTACGCGGAAGAGATTTCATTGAGATGCCGACGCGCGAAATCGTGGACGGCAAAGAAGAGAAAGTCGCAGCCAAGTTCGCTCGATTCGCCAGCATGGGCGAGTGTTTCGCGTTTCGCGACGCGCTCATCCTCCGGTCGAGCCATTACGCTGAAGCGCGAGCCGTCGCGACCGACGCACAGCAATTTGTCAGAGCGCTCGCCAAACATTGGGCTACCGATCCGGCGTACGCGGCCAGGATTCTCAGCATCTATCGGAATCACAAACTCGACGCGCTCGATGCTGAAAGAAAAAAGGCCCCGCAGCCAGCGGAGCCTTCGGAGAGCGCGGCGATGAGCTAG
- a CDS encoding EVE domain-containing protein: MPYLLKTEPSEYSFDDLAKDKQTVWDGVSNPVALKNLRAMKPGDKLVIYHTGDERRVAGTASVVSVDAADPKSPQVEIKAGRKFAEGKTLSDVKASKLFADSPLVRQGRLSVVPLSDAQYRWLTE, from the coding sequence GTGCCCTACCTGCTGAAGACCGAGCCTTCCGAATACAGTTTCGACGATCTTGCCAAGGACAAGCAAACAGTATGGGACGGCGTGTCGAACCCGGTCGCGCTCAAGAATCTCCGGGCCATGAAACCTGGCGACAAGCTGGTGATCTACCATACTGGCGACGAGCGACGCGTGGCCGGGACGGCCAGCGTGGTTTCGGTCGACGCAGCGGACCCGAAGTCTCCACAGGTGGAGATCAAGGCGGGCCGAAAGTTCGCTGAAGGCAAGACGCTCTCCGACGTGAAAGCCAGCAAGCTCTTCGCCGACTCGCCGCTGGTGCGGCAAGGCCGCTTGTCGGTGGTGCCCTTGAGCGACGCTCAGTATCGCTGGCTTACGGAGTAG
- a CDS encoding pyridoxamine 5'-phosphate oxidase family protein, with protein sequence MANPSDALVAELLRGRYVASLATENADGSIHMVAVWFAHHEKHLYVATSSRSRKARNISAKPKASLMIDVRGAEGRGVTASGFARVIGGQRSRELNARIYDRYLSSEAMADPRVGPVFAQWNDVTIEIAPSSWISWDVRVADREVFGGAFASSPDYMLPRQL encoded by the coding sequence ATGGCCAATCCTTCCGATGCGCTCGTCGCCGAACTGCTCCGCGGCCGTTACGTGGCGTCGCTCGCGACCGAGAACGCCGACGGAAGCATCCACATGGTTGCGGTGTGGTTCGCCCACCATGAGAAACATCTGTACGTGGCGACTTCATCTCGCAGCCGGAAGGCACGCAACATAAGCGCCAAGCCCAAGGCTTCTCTGATGATTGACGTTCGCGGTGCAGAGGGGCGTGGCGTAACCGCGTCTGGATTCGCGCGCGTCATCGGCGGCCAACGCTCACGCGAGTTGAACGCCCGCATCTATGATCGCTATCTGAGCAGCGAAGCGATGGCCGACCCACGCGTTGGCCCTGTGTTTGCACAGTGGAATGACGTGACCATCGAGATTGCGCCCTCGTCCTGGATTTCCTGGGACGTGCGCGTGGCCGACCGCGAGGTATTCGGCGGCGCATTCGCCAGCAGTCCCGACTACATGCTGCCCCGGCAGCTCTGA
- the sucB gene encoding 2-oxoglutarate dehydrogenase, E2 component, dihydrolipoamide succinyltransferase, with protein sequence MATDVIMPQMGESIFEGTITKWLKKPGDKVQRDEPLFEISTDKVDAEIPAPASGVLREIKVGEGNTVQVNTVVGVIDADGAGASAAPAAHKAAPAKSEAAKPEPAKSTGASKGGAAATDGAAAKTGPTSAPQPRAAKEVIEFPAEEERDVRSSPLVRRLARENNINLEEVSGTGAGGRVTKEDIQNYLQNRGAQPERRPAAAAAAPQAAAGAAAPAIVPGEIVAMSAMRKKIAERMVESKRTSPHVHTVYEVDMTRVAQIRERNKKTWEQRNGTRLTFMSFIARATVAAIQQHPIVNSSVEGDNIHYHRNINLGIAVALDWGLIVPVVRRAEELNFLGLQRAVNDLSERARTKRLAPDDVAGGTFTITNPGSIGGLFGLPIIMQPQVAILGIGGIVKTPVVISDEEGTDSIAIRSMMHAVLGYDHRIIDGAVAGQFLGTFKRFLETWSEDIG encoded by the coding sequence ATGGCAACTGATGTGATCATGCCCCAGATGGGCGAATCGATTTTTGAAGGCACCATCACCAAGTGGCTCAAGAAGCCCGGCGACAAGGTGCAGCGCGATGAGCCGCTTTTCGAGATTTCGACCGACAAGGTTGACGCCGAGATTCCCGCACCGGCGTCCGGCGTGCTGCGCGAGATCAAGGTTGGCGAGGGCAACACCGTCCAAGTGAACACCGTCGTCGGCGTTATCGACGCCGATGGCGCGGGCGCCTCAGCCGCGCCGGCCGCCCACAAAGCCGCACCGGCAAAAAGCGAGGCCGCGAAACCTGAGCCAGCCAAGTCGACCGGCGCCAGCAAAGGGGGCGCCGCAGCGACCGACGGCGCAGCGGCAAAAACAGGGCCGACGTCGGCCCCACAACCGCGCGCAGCCAAGGAAGTCATTGAGTTTCCCGCCGAAGAGGAGCGCGACGTGCGCTCGTCACCGCTGGTGCGCCGGCTGGCACGTGAGAACAACATCAATCTGGAGGAAGTGTCGGGCACGGGCGCGGGCGGGCGGGTCACGAAGGAAGATATCCAAAACTACTTGCAGAACCGCGGCGCTCAGCCGGAGAGGCGGCCCGCGGCTGCTGCCGCTGCGCCGCAGGCCGCGGCGGGCGCGGCAGCGCCGGCGATCGTCCCCGGTGAGATTGTGGCAATGTCGGCCATGCGCAAGAAGATTGCGGAGCGCATGGTCGAATCCAAGCGCACGAGCCCGCACGTCCACACAGTCTACGAAGTGGACATGACGCGCGTTGCGCAAATTCGCGAGCGTAACAAGAAGACCTGGGAGCAGCGGAATGGCACGCGGCTCACGTTCATGTCGTTTATCGCCCGGGCGACGGTCGCTGCCATCCAGCAGCATCCGATCGTGAATTCGTCGGTCGAGGGCGACAACATTCACTACCACCGCAACATCAATCTCGGGATCGCGGTGGCGCTCGACTGGGGATTGATTGTGCCGGTGGTAAGACGAGCCGAAGAGCTGAACTTTCTCGGGTTGCAACGCGCGGTGAACGACCTCAGCGAGCGAGCGCGCACCAAGCGCCTTGCACCGGATGACGTCGCCGGCGGAACATTTACCATCACCAACCCGGGCAGCATCGGTGGGCTGTTTGGCCTGCCCATTATCATGCAGCCGCAAGTCGCGATCCTGGGCATAGGCGGAATCGTGAAAACGCCCGTGGTGATCAGCGACGAAGAAGGCACCGACTCGATCGCCATCCGCAGCATGATGCACGCCGTGCTCGGCTACGACCACCGCATTATCGACGGCGCCGTAGCAGGGCAATTCCTCGGAACGTTCAAGAGATTTCTCGAGACGTGGAGCGAGGACATCGGCTAG